TCAGGCCGAGAAAGGCTGGGTGCTGTGCGATGCGGGCTGGATGGCTCTGTCACGCGATCGCGGCACGCAGGGACAGGCACTGGATCAGGGCTATGGCGTGGTCTGCGACATCGACGGCAAGCCCTATCCCGATCTGATCGTGGACTCGGCCAATCAGGAGCATGGCATCATCGCCCTGCGCCCCGGCAGCACGCAGCCCTTGCCCGATCTGCCGGTAGGGACGCAGTTGCGCATCCTGCCCAACCACGCCTGCGCCACCGGCGCGCAATTCGATGACTATATCGTGCTGCCCGCCGATGGTGGCCCCATCGCGATCTGGCCGCGCTTCCGGGGGTGGTGAGCGATCCTACCTCCCGGAGGCGATAAAGCCTGCGATCCCCTCCACCACATGCGGCGCCAGCGGCAGGTTGGGATCGACATAAGTGGCAAAATTGGCGGCGCGCCCCTCCCCCGTCACCGATTTGAGCATGTGATTGGCATCGGGCAGCAAATCCAGTTGCGCTGACGGCAGCGCGCTTTTCAGCCGCTGCGCATCCTCCACACTGACCTGCAAGTCCTTCTCGCCCTGCACGATCATCACCGGCAGGTGCAGCTTGCCGATCAGCCGGGCCGGATCGACAGCCATCTCGCTGATAAACCAGCCCTGCGTCTCGGGCCGGAACAGTGCCATCAAGGGTGGCGGCAGCTTGCTCGCATCCACCCGCTGCCCGGCGGACAGCGTGTCGATCGCGCGGTCGGCATCGGGCAGCAGGGCAGCATTGTTCGGGTTGTCATGCAACTGCTGCTTCAGCACCTGCCCCAAAGGGCGTCCCGCCGTGGCCACGAGGATCAGACCGCAGATCTCGTCCCCGCCGCCCGCCACCGTGGCCAGCGCGATCAGACCGCCTTCGCTATGCCCCAGCAGCCAGACACATGTGGCACCGGTGCGGGCGCGTGTCGCCCTGATCCAGGCATGCGTGTCCTGCACGTAATCCTGCAGGGTCACGGCATTGCCGTCCTCCACCGCCCCGGCACTGGCCAGCAGACCGCGCTTGTCGATACGAACGCTGGCGATGCCATGTTGAGCCAGCCCTTCGGCCAGCAGGCGATAGGTGGAGGCTTTCATCCCCAGCGAACTGTTGCCATCGCGATCCGTAGGCCCGGAACCGGGCAGCATCAGCACGGTGGGCTGGGTGCTGCCTTCGACATGGAGCAGCGTGCCCCTC
The Novosphingobium terrae DNA segment above includes these coding regions:
- a CDS encoding alpha/beta hydrolase — its product is MSMPLMLLALAAAVPGAVTSSDIAAPGPKGELRGTLLHVEGSTQPTVLMLPGSGPTDRDGNSSLGMKASTYRLLAEGLAQHGIASVRIDKRGLLASAGAVEDGNAVTLQDYVQDTHAWIRATRARTGATCVWLLGHSEGGLIALATVAGGGDEICGLILVATAGRPLGQVLKQQLHDNPNNAALLPDADRAIDTLSAGQRVDASKLPPPLMALFRPETQGWFISEMAVDPARLIGKLHLPVMIVQGEKDLQVSVEDAQRLKSALPSAQLDLLPDANHMLKSVTGEGRAANFATYVDPNLPLAPHVVEGIAGFIASGR